In Streptomyces ambofaciens ATCC 23877, a single genomic region encodes these proteins:
- the mltG gene encoding endolytic transglycosylase MltG — protein sequence MTEYGRGPGSEPWHPEDPLYGDGGWGGQQAHAGQQSPYGGQPQEYPEQQQSQQQYGDWGDGGQSAYGQQPQYDQYGQQHPEPQYDEYGRPRYEQQYASQQQQQQHQQQQQQQGYGDGGWDTGAHPPAQYPADPSDPYGQQPAAFGAEQPDFYGTSEAYPPPEPPGRRRSEPEPRHDDWDPGPDQGEHAFFAGGDADAEDDAGGRGRGDRRGGRGGKSKKGRNGVACLVVCLVLGGGAAGVAYFGYQFYQERFGAAPDYAGDGNGEQVTVSIPRGAGGSTIGQELKRKGVVKSVDAFIAAQQSNPNGKSIQDGAYTLQKEMSAESAVELLLNPKSRSNLIIAEGKRNVDVYKMIDKQLGVAQGTTAKVAKTEWKSLGLPDWAVNHKNVKDPLEGFLYPSSYSAAKGQKPADVLKQMVARADEQYKRIGLEEKAEGLGLDGPWQLLTVASLVQAEGKTHDDFRMMSEVVYNRLKPTNTETNQKLQFDSSFNYLMGQSKIHISESEINSNMDPYNTYTNRGLPPGPIGNPGEEALQAALTPTKDGWIYFVATDGVSKTEFAKTHDEFLKLKEKFDASSGN from the coding sequence ATGACTGAGTATGGCCGGGGCCCAGGCTCCGAACCGTGGCATCCGGAGGACCCGTTGTACGGGGACGGCGGATGGGGCGGACAGCAGGCCCACGCGGGTCAGCAGTCCCCCTACGGCGGCCAGCCACAGGAGTATCCGGAGCAGCAGCAGTCGCAGCAGCAGTACGGCGACTGGGGCGACGGCGGTCAGTCCGCCTATGGTCAGCAGCCGCAGTACGACCAGTACGGGCAGCAGCATCCCGAGCCGCAGTACGACGAGTACGGCCGGCCGCGGTACGAACAGCAGTACGCCTCCCAGCAGCAGCAGCAGCAGCACCAGCAGCAGCAGCAGCAGCAGGGCTACGGTGACGGCGGCTGGGACACCGGCGCGCATCCCCCCGCGCAGTACCCCGCCGACCCGTCGGACCCCTACGGCCAGCAGCCGGCCGCCTTCGGTGCGGAGCAGCCCGACTTCTACGGCACCTCGGAGGCGTACCCGCCCCCGGAGCCGCCCGGCCGTCGGCGCAGCGAGCCCGAGCCGCGGCACGACGACTGGGACCCGGGTCCCGACCAGGGGGAGCACGCCTTCTTCGCGGGCGGGGACGCGGACGCAGAGGACGACGCGGGCGGGCGCGGGCGCGGTGACCGCAGGGGCGGCCGGGGAGGCAAGTCCAAGAAGGGACGCAACGGAGTCGCGTGCCTCGTGGTCTGCCTGGTGCTCGGCGGCGGCGCGGCGGGCGTCGCGTACTTCGGCTACCAGTTCTACCAGGAGCGTTTCGGCGCGGCTCCGGACTACGCGGGCGACGGCAACGGCGAGCAGGTGACCGTCTCCATCCCCAGGGGCGCCGGCGGCTCGACCATCGGCCAGGAGCTCAAGCGCAAGGGCGTGGTGAAGAGCGTCGACGCCTTCATCGCCGCCCAGCAGAGCAACCCCAACGGCAAGAGCATCCAGGACGGCGCGTACACGCTGCAGAAGGAGATGTCGGCCGAGAGCGCGGTCGAACTCCTGCTCAACCCGAAGAGCCGCAGCAACCTGATCATCGCCGAGGGCAAACGCAACGTCGACGTCTACAAGATGATCGACAAGCAGCTCGGTGTGGCCCAGGGCACCACGGCCAAGGTGGCCAAGACGGAGTGGAAGAGCCTCGGTCTGCCCGACTGGGCGGTCAACCACAAGAACGTGAAGGACCCGCTGGAGGGCTTCCTCTACCCGTCGAGCTACTCGGCGGCCAAGGGCCAGAAGCCCGCCGACGTGCTGAAGCAGATGGTGGCGCGGGCCGACGAGCAGTACAAGAGGATCGGACTCGAGGAGAAGGCCGAGGGCCTCGGCCTCGACGGACCGTGGCAGTTGCTCACGGTGGCGAGCCTGGTGCAGGCGGAGGGCAAGACGCACGACGACTTCCGCATGATGTCCGAGGTCGTCTACAACCGGCTCAAGCCCACCAACACCGAGACCAACCAGAAGCTCCAGTTCGACTCGTCCTTCAACTACCTGATGGGCCAGAGCAAGATCCACATCAGCGAGTCCGAGATCAACAGCAACATGGACCCGTACAACACCTACACCAACCGGGGCCTGCCGCCCGGACCCATCGGCAACCCCGGCGAAGAGGCCCTGCAAGCGGCGCTGACCCCCACGAAGGACGGCTGGATCTACTTCGTGGCCACCGACGGCGTGAGCAAGACCGAGTTCGCCAAGACACACGACGAGTTCCTGAAGCTGAAGGAAAAGTTCGATGCCAGCTCGGGCAACTGA
- the ruvX gene encoding Holliday junction resolvase RuvX has translation MSADQQDTPALRRGRRLAVDVGDARIGVASCDPDGILATPVETVPGRDVPAAHRRLRQLVEEYEAIEVVVGLPRSLKGGEGPAAVKVRAFAQELARGIAPVPVRLVDERMTTVTAGQGLRASGVKSKKGRSVIDQAAAVIILQQALESERVSGRAPGEGVEVVI, from the coding sequence GTGAGCGCCGACCAGCAGGACACCCCGGCGCTGCGCCGGGGCCGCCGCCTCGCCGTCGACGTGGGGGACGCCCGTATCGGGGTCGCTTCGTGCGACCCCGACGGGATCCTCGCGACCCCGGTGGAGACCGTCCCCGGCCGCGACGTCCCGGCGGCGCACCGCCGCCTGAGGCAGCTGGTCGAGGAGTACGAGGCGATCGAGGTCGTCGTCGGGCTCCCTCGCTCCCTCAAGGGGGGCGAGGGCCCGGCCGCGGTCAAGGTCAGGGCCTTCGCGCAGGAGCTGGCCCGTGGCATCGCACCCGTCCCGGTGCGACTCGTCGACGAGCGGATGACGACGGTGACGGCCGGTCAGGGGCTGCGCGCCTCGGGTGTGAAGTCCAAGAAGGGCCGGTCCGTGATCGACCAGGCCGCCGCTGTGATCATCCTCCAGCAGGCACTGGAATCCGAACGGGTGTCAGGCAGAGCACCCGGCGAGGGCGTCGAAGTGGTCATCTGA
- the alaS gene encoding alanine--tRNA ligase, which yields MESAEIRRRWLSFFEERGHTVVPSASLIADDPTLLLVPAGMVPFKPYFLGEVKPPFDRATSVQKCVRTPDIEEVGKTTRHGTFFQMCGNFSFGDYFKEGAIKYAWELLTSAQDKGGYGLDPERLWITVYQDDDEAERIWHDVVGVPSERIQRLGKKDNYWSMGVPGPCGPCSEINYDRGPEFGAEGGPAVNDERYVEIWNLVFMQYERGEGIGKEDFEILGDLPSQNIDTGLGLERLAMILQGVQNMYEIDTSMAVIRKATDLTGVAYGDAHASDVSLRVVTDHMRTSVMLIGDGVTPGNEGRGYVLRRIMRRAIRNMRLLGATGPVVKDLIDVVIEMMGQQYPELITDRERIEKVALAEENAFLKTLKAGTNILDTAVSDTKAAGGSVLAGDKAFLLHDTWGFPIDLTLEMAAEQGLSVDEDGFRRLMKEQRERAKADAQAKKTGHAGVGAYREIADQAGATDFIGYTDTESESTIVGILVDGASSPAATEGDEVEIVLDRTPFYAEGGGQIGDTGRIKVDTGAVIEVRDCQKPVPGVYVHKGVVQVGEITVGAKAHASIDGRRRTAIARAHSATHLTHQALRDALGPTAAQAGSENQPGRFRFDFGSPSAVPTAVMTDVEQKINEVLARDLDVRADVMGIDEAKKQGAIAEFGEKYGERVRVVTIGDFSKELCGGTHVHNTAQLGLVKLLGESSIGSGVRRIEALVGVDAYNFLAREHTVVAQLQELIKGRPEELPEKVSAMLGKLKDAEKEIEKFRAEKVLQAAAGLAESAKDVRGVALVTGQVPDGTTADDLRKLVLDVRGRIQGGRAAVVALFTTVNGKPLTVIATNEAARERGLKAGDLVRTAAKTLGGGGGGKPDVAQGGGQNPAAVGDAVDAVERLVADTAK from the coding sequence ATGGAGTCGGCCGAGATTCGTCGCCGCTGGTTGAGCTTCTTCGAGGAGCGCGGGCACACCGTCGTCCCTTCGGCGTCGCTCATCGCGGACGACCCGACTCTGCTCCTGGTCCCGGCCGGCATGGTGCCCTTCAAGCCCTACTTCCTCGGTGAGGTCAAGCCGCCCTTCGACCGCGCCACCAGCGTGCAGAAGTGCGTGCGCACGCCCGACATCGAAGAGGTCGGCAAGACCACGCGCCACGGCACGTTCTTCCAGATGTGCGGCAACTTCTCCTTCGGCGACTACTTCAAGGAAGGCGCCATCAAGTACGCCTGGGAGCTGCTCACCAGCGCCCAGGACAAGGGCGGTTACGGCCTCGACCCCGAGCGCCTGTGGATCACCGTCTACCAGGACGACGACGAGGCCGAGCGCATCTGGCACGACGTCGTCGGTGTCCCCTCCGAGCGCATCCAGCGCCTCGGCAAGAAGGACAACTACTGGTCCATGGGCGTCCCCGGCCCCTGCGGTCCCTGCTCCGAGATCAACTACGACCGCGGCCCCGAGTTCGGCGCCGAGGGCGGCCCCGCCGTCAACGACGAGCGGTACGTGGAGATCTGGAACCTCGTCTTCATGCAGTACGAGCGGGGCGAGGGCATCGGCAAGGAGGACTTCGAGATCCTCGGGGACCTGCCGAGCCAGAACATCGACACGGGCCTCGGCCTGGAGCGGCTCGCCATGATTCTGCAGGGCGTGCAGAACATGTACGAGATCGACACGTCCATGGCGGTCATCAGGAAGGCCACCGACCTCACCGGCGTGGCCTACGGCGACGCCCACGCCTCGGACGTCTCCCTGCGCGTGGTCACCGACCACATGCGCACCTCCGTGATGCTCATCGGCGACGGCGTCACCCCCGGCAACGAGGGCCGCGGCTACGTGCTGCGCCGCATCATGCGCCGCGCCATCCGCAACATGCGCCTGCTCGGCGCCACCGGTCCGGTCGTCAAGGACCTGATCGACGTCGTGATCGAGATGATGGGGCAGCAGTACCCGGAACTGATCACCGACCGCGAGCGGATCGAGAAGGTCGCCCTCGCCGAGGAGAACGCCTTCCTCAAGACGCTGAAGGCCGGCACCAACATCCTCGACACCGCGGTCAGCGACACCAAGGCCGCCGGCGGCAGCGTCCTCGCCGGCGACAAGGCCTTCCTGCTCCACGACACCTGGGGCTTCCCGATCGACCTCACCCTGGAGATGGCCGCCGAGCAGGGCCTGTCCGTGGACGAGGACGGGTTCCGTCGCCTGATGAAGGAGCAGCGGGAGCGCGCCAAGGCCGACGCCCAGGCCAAGAAGACCGGCCACGCCGGCGTCGGCGCCTACCGCGAGATCGCCGACCAGGCCGGTGCCACCGACTTCATCGGCTACACCGACACCGAGAGCGAGTCCACGATCGTCGGCATCCTCGTCGACGGCGCCTCCTCCCCGGCGGCCACCGAGGGCGACGAGGTGGAGATCGTCCTCGACCGCACCCCGTTCTACGCCGAGGGCGGCGGCCAGATCGGCGACACCGGCCGGATCAAGGTCGACACCGGCGCCGTCATCGAGGTCCGCGACTGCCAGAAGCCCGTCCCGGGCGTGTACGTCCACAAGGGCGTCGTCCAGGTCGGTGAGATCACCGTCGGCGCCAAGGCCCACGCCTCCATCGACGGCCGCCGCCGCACGGCCATCGCCCGCGCCCACTCGGCCACCCACCTCACCCACCAGGCGCTGCGCGACGCCCTCGGCCCGACGGCCGCCCAGGCCGGTTCCGAGAACCAGCCCGGCCGCTTCCGCTTCGACTTCGGTTCGCCCTCCGCCGTGCCCACGGCCGTGATGACCGACGTCGAGCAGAAGATCAACGAGGTGCTCGCCCGGGACCTGGACGTGCGGGCCGACGTCATGGGCATCGACGAGGCCAAGAAGCAGGGCGCCATCGCCGAGTTCGGCGAGAAGTACGGCGAGCGCGTGCGCGTCGTGACCATCGGCGACTTCTCCAAGGAGCTGTGCGGCGGCACCCACGTGCACAACACCGCCCAGCTCGGCCTGGTGAAGTTGCTCGGCGAGTCCTCGATCGGCTCCGGCGTGCGCCGCATCGAGGCCCTGGTCGGCGTGGACGCCTACAACTTCCTCGCCCGTGAGCACACGGTCGTCGCCCAGCTCCAGGAGCTGATCAAGGGCCGCCCGGAGGAGCTCCCGGAGAAGGTCTCCGCCATGCTCGGCAAGCTGAAGGACGCCGAGAAGGAGATCGAGAAGTTCCGCGCGGAGAAGGTCCTCCAGGCCGCCGCCGGTCTCGCCGAGTCCGCCAAGGACGTACGCGGGGTCGCCCTGGTGACCGGCCAGGTCCCGGACGGCACCACCGCCGACGACCTGCGCAAGCTGGTCCTCGACGTGCGCGGACGCATCCAGGGCGGCCGGGCCGCGGTCGTGGCCCTGTTCACGACGGTCAACGGCAAGCCGCTGACGGTCATCGCCACCAACGAGGCCGCCCGCGAGCGCGGTCTCAAGGCCGGCGACCTGGTCCGCACCGCCGCCAAGACGCTCGGCGGCGGCGGTGGCGGCAAGCCGGACGTCGCCCAGGGCGGCGGCCAGAACCCGGCCGCCGTCGGTGACGCCGTCGACGCCGTCGAGCGCCTCGTGGCGGACACCGCCAAGTGA
- a CDS encoding DUF948 domain-containing protein codes for MSGGEVAGILVAVFWAILVSFLAVALARLAQTLRATTKLVADVTDQAVPLLADASSAVRSAQTQIDRVDAIASDVQEVTSNASALSTTVASTFGGPLVKVAAFGYGVRRALGGRKEGPAGPAKEPRRTVIVGRTIPAARRTKRKKD; via the coding sequence GTGTCCGGTGGCGAGGTGGCCGGAATCCTGGTGGCCGTCTTCTGGGCGATCCTGGTCTCCTTCCTCGCCGTGGCACTCGCGAGGCTGGCCCAGACGCTCAGGGCGACCACCAAGCTGGTGGCGGACGTCACCGACCAGGCCGTCCCCCTGCTGGCCGACGCCTCGTCCGCGGTGCGCTCCGCGCAGACCCAGATCGACCGGGTCGACGCGATCGCCTCGGACGTCCAGGAGGTCACGTCGAACGCCTCCGCGCTCTCCACCACCGTGGCCTCCACCTTCGGCGGCCCCCTGGTCAAGGTCGCCGCGTTCGGCTACGGCGTTCGCCGGGCACTCGGCGGTCGCAAGGAGGGCCCCGCGGGCCCGGCCAAGGAGCCGCGGCGCACCGTGATCGTCGGCCGTACGATCCCGGCCGCGCGGCGGACGAAGCGGAAGAAGGACTGA
- a CDS encoding ATP-binding protein, whose product MRDHRRDGVPLGNLPLELDAFVGRAAELAELAGALDSGRLVTVTGTGGVGKSRLAARAASRCAPRDGVWRVDLAPVRDEEFVDYAVVEALGLTDHTTRLPRETLVAHLAERDLLLVLDGVEHLVDACAALTADLLGRAPALRVLAVGRRPLGVAGERLIPLAPLRPEEAVELLTVRAGQRHLPCGQDALEGDGEVRELCRRLDGIPLAIELAAGRLGALSPGQVLRRLDDRFRLLTGGDRTALPRHRTLRTAIGWSHELCTPQERLLWARLSVFAGPFDLEAAEYVCSGEGLAADEVLDVLSALLAQSVLTREETVAGVRYRMLDTVRAYGADWLEATGDATRLRRRHRDWYVGLATWCELEWFSPRQREVAVRVDAELPNLRSALEHCLTEPDEAHLGQYLAGALWFHWVGCGRLSEGRRWLEQAVRLDAENTAGEQSRLKALWVLGYVAILQGDTVPALAALQECREEAERSANPTAVAYAEHRTGCLALVTDDMQRAETLLRSALERYREIGELNSNVLMGQVELAMTRAFQGDLPDAVRLCEDVRQVCEDHGERWARGYALYVLAYAAWSDSRPERARELLTDCLSGAHRFRDQLGSVLAVELLALVTVAQGDAAEAAVLQGAAGRMWPSVGLPLFGSAHYNAPHELCEAAAREQLGDERYEECVRHGARLGRREAVSRALRRPGTPLPVPRGAGRRARAGARTAKPAASPTRKGEETAG is encoded by the coding sequence ATGCGAGACCATCGACGCGACGGCGTCCCGCTCGGCAACCTGCCGCTGGAACTCGACGCCTTCGTGGGGAGAGCGGCGGAACTCGCCGAACTGGCCGGTGCGCTGGACTCCGGCCGGCTGGTGACCGTGACCGGGACCGGCGGGGTCGGGAAGTCGCGCCTGGCGGCGAGAGCGGCCTCGCGGTGCGCGCCCCGGGACGGGGTGTGGCGGGTGGATCTGGCTCCGGTGCGCGACGAGGAGTTCGTCGACTACGCCGTCGTCGAGGCGCTCGGACTGACCGACCACACGACCCGGCTGCCGCGCGAGACGCTGGTCGCGCACCTCGCCGAGCGGGACCTGCTGCTGGTCCTGGACGGGGTCGAGCATCTGGTGGACGCCTGCGCCGCGCTGACGGCGGACCTGCTGGGCCGCGCCCCGGCGCTCAGGGTCCTGGCGGTGGGCCGCAGGCCGCTGGGCGTGGCCGGGGAGCGGCTGATACCGCTGGCGCCGCTGCGCCCGGAGGAGGCCGTGGAGCTGCTGACGGTCCGGGCCGGGCAGCGGCACCTGCCCTGCGGTCAGGACGCGCTGGAGGGCGATGGGGAGGTACGCGAGCTGTGCCGGCGCCTGGACGGCATTCCGCTGGCCATCGAGCTGGCGGCGGGGCGGCTGGGCGCGTTGTCGCCCGGGCAGGTGCTGCGACGGCTGGACGACCGGTTCCGCCTGCTCACCGGCGGGGACCGCACCGCGCTGCCCCGGCACCGGACGCTGCGCACGGCGATCGGCTGGAGCCACGAGCTGTGCACGCCGCAGGAGCGCCTGCTGTGGGCCCGGCTGTCGGTGTTCGCCGGGCCGTTCGACCTGGAGGCGGCCGAGTACGTGTGCAGCGGCGAGGGCCTGGCCGCCGACGAGGTCCTGGACGTGCTCTCCGCGCTGCTCGCGCAGTCCGTGCTGACCCGCGAGGAGACCGTGGCCGGGGTGCGCTACCGGATGCTCGACACGGTGCGGGCGTACGGCGCCGACTGGCTGGAGGCGACGGGTGACGCGACGCGGCTGCGCAGGCGGCACCGGGACTGGTACGTGGGCCTGGCGACCTGGTGCGAGCTGGAGTGGTTCTCGCCGCGCCAGCGGGAGGTCGCCGTGCGGGTGGACGCGGAACTGCCGAACCTGCGCAGTGCCCTGGAGCACTGCCTGACCGAGCCGGACGAGGCGCACCTGGGCCAGTACCTGGCGGGTGCCCTCTGGTTCCACTGGGTGGGCTGCGGACGGCTGTCGGAGGGCCGGCGCTGGCTGGAGCAGGCGGTGCGGCTGGACGCGGAGAACACGGCGGGCGAGCAGTCCCGGCTGAAGGCGCTGTGGGTGCTCGGCTACGTCGCGATCCTGCAGGGCGACACGGTGCCCGCCCTGGCGGCGTTGCAGGAGTGCCGGGAGGAGGCCGAGCGGTCGGCGAACCCGACGGCGGTGGCCTACGCGGAGCACCGCACCGGCTGCCTGGCCCTGGTCACCGACGACATGCAGCGTGCGGAAACGCTGCTGCGCTCCGCGCTCGAGCGCTATCGGGAGATCGGGGAGCTCAACAGCAACGTGCTGATGGGCCAGGTGGAGCTGGCCATGACGCGGGCCTTCCAGGGCGATCTGCCGGACGCCGTGCGCCTGTGCGAGGACGTGCGCCAGGTGTGCGAGGACCACGGCGAGCGCTGGGCCCGCGGCTACGCCCTGTACGTACTGGCCTACGCGGCCTGGAGCGACAGCCGGCCGGAACGCGCCCGCGAGCTGCTGACCGACTGCCTGAGCGGCGCCCACCGCTTCCGCGATCAGCTGGGCTCGGTGCTGGCCGTGGAGCTGCTGGCCCTGGTCACGGTGGCCCAGGGCGACGCGGCGGAGGCCGCGGTGCTGCAGGGCGCGGCCGGGCGGATGTGGCCGTCGGTGGGGCTGCCGCTGTTCGGCTCGGCGCACTACAACGCGCCCCACGAGCTGTGCGAGGCGGCGGCGCGGGAGCAGCTGGGCGACGAGCGGTACGAGGAGTGCGTGCGGCACGGAGCGCGGCTCGGCCGGCGGGAGGCGGTGTCGCGGGCGCTGCGGCGGCCCGGAACGCCGCTGCCGGTGCCGCGCGGGGCCGGGCGGCGCGCCAGGGCGGGCGCGCGTACGGCGAAGCCCGCCGCCTCACCCACCCGGAAGGGCGAGGAGACGGCGGGCTGA
- the rpsD gene encoding 30S ribosomal protein S4 translates to MANQSRPKVKKSRALGIALTPKAVKYFEARPYPPGEHGRGRKQNSDYKVRLLEKQRLRAQYDLSERQLVRAYERASKTNMKTGEALVIELERRLDALVLRSGIARTIYQARQMVVHGHIQVNGQKVDKPSFRVRPDDVVQVRERSKEKTLFTIAREGGFAPDGETPRYLQVNLKALAFRLDREPNRKEIPVICDEQLVVEYYAR, encoded by the coding sequence GTGGCGAACCAGTCCCGCCCCAAGGTCAAGAAGTCGCGTGCCCTCGGCATCGCGCTGACGCCGAAGGCCGTCAAGTACTTCGAGGCCCGCCCCTACCCGCCGGGTGAGCACGGCCGCGGCCGCAAGCAGAACTCGGACTACAAGGTCCGTCTGCTCGAGAAGCAGCGTCTGCGCGCGCAGTACGACCTCAGCGAGCGCCAGCTCGTCCGCGCCTACGAGCGTGCCTCCAAGACCAACATGAAGACCGGCGAGGCCCTGGTCATCGAGCTCGAGCGCCGCCTCGACGCGCTGGTCCTGCGTTCGGGCATCGCCCGCACGATCTACCAGGCCCGCCAGATGGTCGTCCACGGCCACATCCAGGTCAACGGCCAGAAGGTCGACAAGCCGTCCTTCCGTGTCCGTCCGGACGACGTCGTGCAGGTGCGCGAGCGCTCCAAGGAGAAGACCCTCTTCACGATCGCCCGTGAGGGTGGCTTCGCCCCCGACGGCGAGACCCCGCGCTACCTCCAGGTGAACCTCAAGGCCCTGGCGTTCCGCCTGGACCGCGAGCCGAACCGCAAGGAGATCCCGGTGATCTGCGACGAGCAGCTCGTCGTCGAGTACTACGCCCGCTGA
- a CDS encoding replication-associated recombination protein A — MEPDLFTAAAEERQEKDPTGSPLAVRMRPRTLDEVVGQQHLLKPGSPLRRLVGEGASGPAGPSSVILWGPPGTGKTTLAYVVSKATNKRFVELSAITAGVKEVRAVIDGARRAVGGYGKETVLFLDEIHRFSKAQQDSLLPAVENRWVTLIAATTENPYFSVISPLLSRSLLLTLEPLTDDDVRGLLRRALADERGLKEAVGLPEDTEEHLLRIAGGDARRALTALEAAAGAALDKGETEIALTTLEETVDRAAVKYDRDGDQHYDVASALIKSIRGSDVDAALHYLARMIEAGEDPRFIARRLMISASEDIGLADPNALPIAVAAAQAVAMIGFPEAALTLSHATIALALAPKSNAATTAIGAALDDVRKGFAGPVPSHLRDSHYKGAGKLGHGQGYVYPHDLPEGIAAQQYAPDELKDRTYYAPTRHGAEARYADAVEWTRGHLGRKRT; from the coding sequence GTGGAGCCCGACCTGTTCACCGCCGCAGCAGAAGAACGCCAGGAGAAGGACCCGACCGGCAGTCCCCTCGCCGTGCGGATGCGTCCGCGCACCCTCGACGAGGTCGTCGGCCAGCAGCACCTGCTCAAGCCCGGTTCGCCCCTGCGCCGTCTGGTCGGCGAGGGCGCCTCCGGCCCCGCCGGACCCTCCTCCGTGATCCTCTGGGGCCCGCCGGGCACCGGCAAGACCACCCTCGCCTACGTGGTCTCCAAGGCCACCAACAAGCGCTTCGTGGAACTGTCGGCGATCACCGCGGGCGTCAAGGAGGTCCGCGCGGTCATCGACGGCGCCCGCCGCGCGGTCGGCGGGTACGGCAAGGAGACCGTCCTCTTCCTCGACGAGATCCACCGCTTCAGCAAGGCCCAGCAGGACTCCCTGCTCCCGGCCGTCGAGAACCGCTGGGTCACCCTGATCGCCGCCACCACCGAGAACCCGTACTTCTCGGTGATCTCCCCCCTGCTCTCCCGCTCCCTCCTCCTCACCCTCGAACCCCTCACCGACGACGACGTCAGGGGCCTGCTCCGCCGGGCCCTGGCCGACGAGCGCGGCCTGAAGGAGGCCGTGGGCCTTCCCGAGGACACCGAGGAGCACCTGCTGCGCATCGCGGGCGGCGACGCCCGCCGCGCCCTGACCGCGCTGGAGGCCGCCGCCGGGGCCGCGCTGGACAAGGGCGAGACGGAGATCGCCCTCACCACGCTGGAGGAGACGGTCGACCGGGCCGCGGTGAAGTACGACCGCGACGGCGACCAGCACTACGACGTCGCCAGCGCCCTGATCAAGTCCATCCGCGGCTCCGACGTGGACGCCGCCCTGCACTACCTGGCCCGGATGATCGAGGCGGGCGAGGACCCCCGGTTCATCGCCCGCCGGCTGATGATCTCCGCCAGCGAGGACATCGGCCTCGCCGACCCGAACGCCCTGCCGATCGCCGTCGCCGCCGCCCAGGCCGTCGCGATGATCGGTTTCCCGGAGGCCGCGCTCACCCTGAGCCACGCGACCATCGCCCTGGCCCTCGCCCCCAAGTCCAACGCGGCGACCACCGCCATCGGCGCCGCCCTGGACGACGTGCGCAAGGGTTTCGCCGGTCCGGTGCCGTCGCACCTGCGTGACAGCCACTACAAGGGCGCGGGCAAGCTCGGACACGGGCAGGGGTACGTGTACCCGCACGACCTGCCGGAGGGCATCGCCGCCCAGCAGTACGCGCCGGACGAGCTGAAGGACCGCACCTACTACGCCCCGACCCGGCACGGCGCCGAGGCCAGGTACGCGGACGCGGTCGAGTGGACCCGCGGGCACCTCGGTCGCAAGCGGACCTGA
- a CDS encoding vitamin K epoxide reductase family protein — protein MSKTTVKDVSTVAEPAPEPTAGASRAEGGSRALALLLVITGAAGVLAAWVITLDKFKLLEAKVAGTTFTPGCSLNPVVSCGSVMESDQAAVFGFPNPVLGLVTYGIVVCVGMSLLAGARFPRWYWLTFNAGTLFGVGFCTWLQFQSLYRINALCLWCCLAWVATIIMFWYVTSFNVRKGFLPAPTWLKSFFGEFTWVLPVLHIGIIGMMILTRWWDFWTS, from the coding sequence ATGAGCAAGACGACAGTGAAGGACGTCTCCACCGTGGCGGAGCCCGCGCCGGAACCCACCGCCGGAGCGTCGCGGGCCGAGGGCGGCAGCCGCGCCCTGGCCCTGCTGCTGGTGATCACGGGCGCGGCCGGAGTGCTCGCCGCCTGGGTCATCACGCTGGACAAGTTCAAGCTGCTCGAGGCGAAGGTCGCGGGCACCACGTTCACGCCCGGGTGCAGCCTCAATCCCGTCGTCTCCTGCGGCAGCGTCATGGAGAGCGACCAGGCCGCCGTCTTCGGGTTCCCGAACCCGGTGCTCGGCCTGGTCACCTACGGCATCGTGGTCTGCGTCGGCATGAGCCTGCTCGCCGGGGCCCGCTTCCCGCGCTGGTACTGGCTCACCTTCAACGCGGGCACGCTCTTCGGCGTCGGCTTCTGCACCTGGCTGCAGTTCCAGTCCCTGTACCGGATCAACGCGCTGTGCCTGTGGTGCTGCCTGGCCTGGGTCGCCACGATCATCATGTTCTGGTACGTGACGTCCTTCAACGTCCGCAAGGGCTTCCTGCCCGCGCCGACCTGGCTCAAGAGCTTCTTCGGCGAGTTCACCTGGGTCCTGCCGGTGCTGCACATCGGCATCATCGGCATGATGATCCTGACCCGCTGGTGGGACTTCTGGACCAGCTGA